Proteins encoded within one genomic window of Bacillus sp. F19:
- a CDS encoding HIT family protein yields MSGCIFCKIVNGEIPSAKVFENEHVVAFLDISQVTKGHTLVIPKVHKENIYELTPDIARNVFEAVPKIANSIKKQFEPIGMNILNNNGEKAGQSVFHYHIHLIPRYGKGDGFGAVWKTHTEEYTPEDLKQIASSIQEGLL; encoded by the coding sequence ATGAGCGGATGTATTTTCTGTAAAATTGTAAACGGAGAGATTCCGAGTGCAAAGGTTTTTGAAAACGAACATGTAGTTGCTTTTTTGGATATTAGTCAAGTGACAAAAGGACATACACTGGTTATTCCAAAAGTACATAAAGAAAATATTTATGAGCTAACACCGGATATCGCACGAAATGTATTTGAAGCCGTTCCAAAAATCGCAAATTCCATTAAAAAACAATTCGAGCCTATCGGCATGAATATTCTTAATAATAACGGCGAAAAAGCCGGACAATCAGTGTTTCACTACCATATTCACCTGATTCCCCGCTATGGAAAGGGTGATGGATTTGGCGCTGTCTGGAAAACGCATACAGAAGAATATACGCCAGAAGACTTAAAGCAAATCGCTTCATCCATTCAGGAAGGCTTGCTCTAA
- a CDS encoding ABC transporter ATP-binding protein, whose amino-acid sequence MSLLKVNHLTGGYTRNPVLKDISFEIEKHQIVGLIGLNGAGKSTTIRHVIGLMEPHKGEIAINGISFHEQPTEYRSQFSFIPETPILYEELTLYEHLELTAMAYGLSQETFKQRLNPLLSEFRMEKRLKWFPSHFSKGMKQKVMIMCAFLVEPELYIIDEPFVGLDPLAINALLEMMNKAKKDGAGILMSTHILATAERYCDAFIILHNGKIRAKGSLEELRSEFGMRDATLDDLYIQLTKEDQNEQH is encoded by the coding sequence ATGAGCTTATTAAAAGTAAATCACCTGACAGGAGGATACACACGTAATCCTGTCTTAAAAGATATATCATTTGAAATTGAAAAGCACCAAATTGTCGGTCTGATTGGTTTAAACGGAGCCGGAAAAAGCACAACAATCCGTCACGTGATCGGGTTAATGGAGCCGCATAAAGGAGAAATTGCCATTAACGGCATTTCCTTTCACGAGCAGCCGACTGAATACCGAAGCCAATTTTCATTTATTCCTGAAACACCGATTCTTTATGAGGAATTAACGCTTTATGAGCACTTGGAGCTCACGGCGATGGCGTATGGACTTAGTCAGGAAACGTTTAAACAGCGTCTTAACCCATTATTGTCTGAATTCAGAATGGAAAAAAGACTAAAATGGTTCCCAAGTCATTTTTCAAAAGGCATGAAGCAAAAAGTCATGATTATGTGTGCGTTTTTAGTTGAGCCTGAGCTCTACATTATTGACGAGCCATTTGTCGGATTGGATCCGCTCGCTATCAATGCCCTGCTTGAGATGATGAACAAAGCGAAAAAAGACGGAGCGGGAATTTTAATGTCAACACATATTTTAGCAACAGCGGAACGCTACTGTGATGCGTTTATTATTCTACATAATGGAAAAATCAGAGCAAAAGGGTCGCTTGAGGAGCTCCGGTCGGAGTTTGGAATGAGGGACGCGACGCTTGATGATTTGTATATCCAGCTCACGAAGGAAGATCAAAATGAGCAGCATTGA